In Chloroflexota bacterium, one genomic interval encodes:
- the dnaK gene encoding molecular chaperone DnaK has product MSKIIGIDLGTTNSIVAVMEGGDPTVIATSEGQRILPSVVAFNKNGERLTGFTAKRQAVVNSENTVYSIKRFMGRHFDEVEGERKMVSYDVTKGPAGDARVRIPQNGKAYTPQEISAMILGKLKQEAEAYLGEQVTQAVITVPAYFNDSQRQATKDAGKIAGLEVLRIINEPTAAALAYGLDKKKNETILVFDLGGGTFDVSVLEVGDGVVEVKATNGDTHLGGDDWDQKVVNWLAEEFQKQEGIDLRKDRQALQRLREAGEKAKIELSSVMETEINLPFVTADASGPRHLVIRLTRSKFEQLTKDLLDRCRRPFEQALKDAGVTAAQLNNVVLVGGSTRMPMAQDLVRSLTNGKEPHKGVNPDEVVAVGAAIQAGVLSGDVKDLLLLDVTPLTLSIETMGGVATPIIERNTTIPVKKSQVFSTAEDGQTAVDVHIMQGERPMATDNMTLGQFRLDGLPPAPRGLPQIEVTYDIDANGILKVSAKDKATGREQKIAITASTNLNKSDIERMVNEAKRNESEDRKRKELVEARNNGDSLAYQAEKALHDLGDKVPGSDRQKIEKQIADLREALKGDDVNRIHSLSEQLQQATYALSQQMYAGQTGTNGGSTGPGPGRREEGDVVEGEFTEA; this is encoded by the coding sequence ATGAGCAAAATTATTGGCATTGACCTCGGCACGACGAACTCCATCGTGGCCGTGATGGAAGGCGGCGATCCAACCGTGATCGCCACCAGCGAAGGGCAACGGATTCTGCCCTCGGTCGTGGCCTTCAACAAAAACGGCGAGCGCCTCACCGGCTTCACCGCCAAGCGCCAGGCCGTCGTCAATTCGGAGAACACCGTTTACTCCATCAAGCGATTCATGGGCCGCCACTTCGACGAAGTGGAAGGCGAGCGCAAGATGGTGAGCTACGACGTCACCAAAGGCCCGGCCGGCGACGCCCGCGTTCGCATTCCGCAAAACGGCAAGGCCTACACCCCGCAGGAAATCTCGGCCATGATCCTGGGCAAGCTCAAGCAGGAAGCCGAAGCGTATCTTGGCGAACAAGTTACGCAGGCCGTCATCACTGTGCCTGCTTACTTCAACGACTCACAGCGTCAGGCCACCAAAGACGCGGGCAAGATCGCCGGCCTCGAAGTCCTGCGCATCATCAACGAACCGACGGCAGCGGCGCTGGCTTACGGCCTCGACAAGAAGAAGAACGAGACGATCCTGGTCTTCGACCTCGGCGGCGGCACGTTTGACGTGAGCGTGCTGGAAGTGGGCGACGGCGTTGTGGAAGTGAAGGCCACCAACGGCGACACCCACCTCGGCGGCGACGACTGGGATCAGAAAGTCGTCAACTGGCTGGCCGAAGAATTTCAGAAGCAAGAGGGTATTGACCTGCGCAAGGATCGGCAGGCGCTACAACGATTGCGCGAGGCCGGCGAGAAGGCCAAGATCGAACTCTCGTCGGTGATGGAAACCGAGATCAACCTGCCCTTCGTCACCGCCGATGCCAGCGGCCCCAGGCATTTGGTGATCCGGCTGACTCGATCCAAGTTTGAGCAGTTGACGAAAGACTTGCTCGACCGTTGCCGCCGGCCTTTTGAGCAGGCGTTGAAGGACGCCGGGGTAACCGCCGCCCAATTAAACAACGTGGTTCTGGTGGGCGGCTCGACTCGCATGCCGATGGCGCAAGATTTAGTGAGAAGTTTGACGAATGGCAAAGAGCCGCACAAGGGCGTGAACCCCGACGAAGTGGTGGCTGTGGGCGCGGCCATTCAGGCCGGGGTGTTGTCGGGCGACGTGAAAGATTTGCTCCTGCTTGACGTGACTCCGCTCACCCTGAGCATCGAAACGATGGGCGGCGTGGCGACGCCCATCATCGAACGCAACACGACGATCCCGGTGAAGAAGAGCCAGGTCTTCTCCACCGCCGAAGACGGCCAAACCGCCGTAGACGTTCACATCATGCAGGGCGAGCGCCCGATGGCAACCGACAACATGACCCTCGGCCAGTTCCGGCTGGACGGCCTCCCGCCCGCGCCGCGCGGCCTGCCGCAGATCGAAGTCACTTACGACATTGACGCCAACGGCATCCTGAAAGTGAGCGCCAAAGACAAAGCCACTGGCCGCGAGCAGAAGATTGCGATCACCGCCAGCACCAACCTGAACAAGAGCGACATCGAGCGGATGGTAAACGAAGCCAAGCGCAACGAGTCTGAAGACCGCAAGCGCAAAGAACTGGTGGAGGCCCGCAACAACGGCGACTCACTGGCCTACCAGGCCGAGAAGGCTCTGCATGACCTGGGCGACAAAGTGCCGGGCAGTGACAGGCAGAAGATCGAGAAGCAAATCGCCGACCTGCGCGAGGCGCTCAAGGGCGATGACGTGAATCGCATTCACAGTTTGAGTGAGCAGTTGCAGCAGGCCACCTATGCCTTGAGCCAGCAGATGTACGCCGGTCAGACCGGCACAAACGGCGGCTCAACCGGCCCAGGCCCTGGCCGCCGTGAAGAGGGCGATGTAGTTGAAGGAGAATTCACCGAGGCGTAA
- a CDS encoding HEPN domain-containing protein, which produces MEEAKQQLVQNWLIKAQHDLATARKLSVGPDPYLDTAIYHCQQAAEKAVKAFLVFRDQRFEKVHDVRLLIEIAAMLESSLLPWLDTGERLTPYATAFRYPGEILDRIRMSLMRRLQTRKSSTYSFFRYCLLKFTPDYFYKKTSRRFSNLREVFCYASVNSPSTTSPSSRRPGPGPVEPPFVPV; this is translated from the coding sequence ATGGAAGAAGCGAAACAGCAATTAGTGCAGAATTGGTTGATCAAAGCACAACATGACTTGGCAACCGCGCGAAAATTGTCTGTCGGCCCTGACCCTTATTTGGATACGGCTATCTACCACTGCCAACAGGCGGCTGAAAAGGCAGTCAAAGCCTTCCTTGTTTTCCGCGATCAACGATTTGAAAAAGTCCATGATGTTCGCTTGCTTATCGAGATAGCGGCAATGCTTGAATCGTCGTTGTTGCCCTGGTTGGATACTGGCGAACGTTTGACGCCCTACGCAACTGCTTTTCGTTACCCTGGCGAAATTCTGGACCGGATCAGGATGAGTTTGATGAGGCGCTTACAGACGCGGAAAAGCTCTACATATTCATTCTTTCGTTACTGCCTGCTGAAGTTCACCCCTGATTACTTTTATAAAAAAACTTCCCGAAGGTTCTCAAACCTTCGGGAAGTTTTTTGTTACGCCTCGGTGAATTCTCCTTCAACTACATCGCCCTCTTCACGGCGGCCAGGGCCTGGGCCGGTTGAGCCGCCGTTTGTGCCGGTCTGA
- a CDS encoding nucleotidyltransferase domain-containing protein: protein MKTLPEGLLGEITRRLVIELQPEQVVLFGSHAWGSPNEDSDLDLLIIVSHSGLKPTERATQAYRALRGLFVPIDILVKTRAEVERFRRVPASLECEILEKGKVLYGRSETAISAELVDQSTT, encoded by the coding sequence ATGAAGACGCTCCCTGAAGGCTTGCTTGGTGAGATTACTCGACGGCTGGTTATTGAATTACAGCCAGAACAAGTTGTTCTGTTTGGCTCACATGCCTGGGGTTCGCCAAATGAAGATAGCGATCTGGATCTGCTGATCATTGTGTCGCACAGTGGTCTTAAACCAACCGAGCGGGCAACCCAAGCTTATCGTGCTTTGCGCGGCTTATTTGTGCCGATTGACATTTTGGTGAAGACCCGGGCTGAAGTTGAACGCTTCCGCCGCGTCCCTGCGTCACTAGAATGTGAGATTCTTGAAAAGGGGAAAGTGCTGTATGGAAGAAGCGAAACAGCAATTAGTGCAGAATTGGTTGATCAAAGCACAACATGA
- a CDS encoding serine hydrolase, producing the protein MQIDRRLNSRPGPVRPRRRFKLSLSSFRFWLTLSAIGILGSLVILLIQILLFARSLDRIPAGQVVAGVPVGGLTRPEAESRLNKVYGSPLTLDYRVSSFQLDPTTINFKLDTEAMLGQVSAAQSSGSVWADFWAYLWSEPPPPPPPVPLQASFDQNALNKFLTEVAAHYDDNGTPAKADPATLGFTPGSAGYALDMNTAFALINTALRSPTDRAVTLPVNDFSASPPTFDTLADLLYTDVRLHQFSGTVSIYLADLDTGQTLDMAMNDQKPFPVGDGIAYSGMSTIKVPVAMTFFRYKDGPPTPDEQLLLDGIFSDSANEYTDIILGILGDGGGLIGANRVSDTMETLGLRNTYLAGLLNTLGAITTPRDTPANIRTDIDLSPDRYNQTTASDMGRLMVMIYQCSKGGGPLMETFPGQFTAEECQRIIDLLAENKLIPRFIAGGSPGATVVHKHGWDSSPLNNVGDAALVFSPGGNYAMTVYVHRDEPVPFDTADRLVISLATAVFNYYNRR; encoded by the coding sequence ATGCAAATAGATCGCCGCCTCAACAGCCGCCCCGGCCCGGTGCGCCCGCGCCGACGGTTCAAACTCAGCCTCAGCAGTTTTCGCTTCTGGCTCACGCTTTCGGCCATCGGTATTCTCGGCTCGCTGGTGATTCTGCTGATTCAGATTTTGCTCTTCGCCCGAAGCCTGGATCGGATTCCGGCGGGGCAGGTGGTGGCCGGAGTTCCGGTGGGAGGCCTCACCCGGCCCGAGGCCGAGAGCCGGCTGAACAAAGTTTATGGCTCGCCGCTCACGCTCGATTATCGTGTCAGTTCCTTTCAACTTGATCCGACGACAATCAACTTCAAACTCGACACGGAAGCGATGCTGGGGCAGGTGTCGGCGGCGCAAAGCTCCGGCTCAGTGTGGGCCGACTTCTGGGCGTACTTGTGGAGCGAGCCGCCGCCGCCGCCCCCGCCCGTGCCTCTGCAAGCCAGTTTTGATCAGAATGCGTTGAATAAATTTTTGACTGAGGTGGCGGCTCATTACGATGACAACGGCACACCCGCGAAGGCCGACCCGGCTACGCTGGGCTTCACCCCCGGTTCAGCCGGCTACGCGTTGGACATGAACACTGCCTTCGCCCTGATCAACACTGCGTTGCGCTCGCCCACCGACCGAGCCGTGACTCTGCCCGTCAACGACTTCTCGGCCTCGCCGCCCACGTTCGACACCCTGGCCGATTTGCTCTACACCGACGTTCGCTTGCACCAGTTCAGCGGCACCGTGAGCATTTATCTGGCCGACCTCGACACGGGCCAGACGCTCGACATGGCGATGAATGATCAAAAGCCGTTTCCGGTTGGCGATGGCATTGCGTATTCGGGCATGAGCACGATCAAGGTTCCGGTAGCGATGACGTTCTTCCGCTACAAAGACGGGCCGCCGACTCCCGATGAGCAACTTTTGCTCGACGGCATCTTCAGCGACTCGGCCAACGAATACACCGACATCATTCTCGGTATTCTCGGCGACGGCGGCGGACTGATTGGAGCAAACAGAGTGAGCGATACGATGGAGACGCTTGGCTTGCGTAACACTTACCTGGCCGGACTGCTCAACACGCTCGGCGCGATCACCACGCCACGAGACACGCCGGCTAACATCCGCACCGACATTGATCTCTCGCCCGACCGTTACAACCAGACGACGGCTTCGGACATGGGGCGGTTGATGGTGATGATCTATCAATGTTCAAAAGGCGGCGGCCCGCTCATGGAAACGTTCCCCGGCCAGTTCACCGCCGAAGAGTGCCAGCGCATCATTGACCTGCTGGCCGAGAATAAACTGATCCCCCGCTTTATTGCCGGCGGCTCGCCCGGCGCGACGGTCGTTCACAAGCACGGCTGGGATAGCTCGCCGTTGAACAACGTGGGCGACGCCGCACTTGTCTTTTCGCCCGGCGGCAATTACGCGATGACGGTTTACGTCCACCGCGACGAGCCGGTTCCGTTCGACACGGCTGACCGGTTGGTGATCTCGCTGGCGACGGCGGTGTTTAATTACTACAATCGGCGGTGA
- a CDS encoding endonuclease MutS2: MDSKSLHTLELPKILDRLATYCSFSGGVDLAHRLAPTTDLAEAKRWLQETSEARKLLSVKTDASIGGARDVRQFAANAAIGAVLWPIEILDIKNTLIAGRTLKRALSRLGDQFPRLAFIASTINECPGLVEAIGRTIDERGEVLDSASEKLASIRRELKIAYDRLLQKLQSILSSARYSTYLQENLITQREGRYVVPLKSEHKGKLRGIVHDQSASGATLFVEPLATVELNNTWRGLQLQEQEEIRRILAELCAVIGGQAEGIKHTVEALAELDLAFAKAKYADALRASEPALTDFRPNTQPPNPLARTTRAHPGSVIQLREARHPLLDQTTVVPVDFVLDDQTYVVVITGPNTGGKTVSLKTVGLLALMAQCGLHIPAQSGSALSIFEGIYADIGDEQSIEQSLSTFSSHVTNIVGILKHINTRSLVILDELGAGTDPTEGSAIARAILSYLLDLGVTALATTHYPELKIYAHTTPGVANASVEFDLETLAPTYHLTIGLPGRSNAFAIAQRLGLDGTIIAEAKDMMPNTDLEAEKLLDEIHRQRDLARRERTLAEAVRADALKLETTLSRRLDRIEEERQKILEDARAEAKAEIEKLQEELMGLRRKLQNAALPLTVIKEVAAATEKLADETDIPIFPSSGKSVQSVDPKRPLRLGDSVWVKNLKTEGAILSLTSSEAEVQIGRLRVRAKLDELQAMADKTNPKSQAPKPQPSDDHSTTRPSDHPTTGMEIDIRGQTVEEGLLMLERYLDSAYLASLPWVRIIHGKGTGKLRQAVRDALRASDLVISQEPGQDGEGGEGVTIAKLAIAD; this comes from the coding sequence ATGGACTCCAAATCTCTCCACACCCTCGAGCTCCCCAAAATACTCGACCGCCTCGCCACCTACTGCTCATTCTCTGGCGGCGTTGATCTTGCGCATCGCCTTGCGCCCACGACCGATCTCGCCGAAGCCAAACGCTGGTTGCAGGAAACCTCCGAAGCTCGCAAACTGCTCTCGGTCAAAACCGACGCCTCCATCGGCGGCGCGCGCGACGTGCGGCAGTTCGCCGCCAACGCCGCCATCGGCGCAGTGCTGTGGCCGATTGAAATTCTCGACATCAAGAACACCCTCATCGCCGGGCGGACTCTCAAACGCGCCTTGAGCCGGCTGGGCGACCAGTTCCCCCGCCTGGCCTTCATCGCTTCCACGATTAACGAGTGCCCCGGTCTGGTGGAAGCCATTGGCCGGACGATTGACGAACGCGGCGAGGTTCTGGATTCCGCCTCTGAAAAACTTGCCAGCATCCGCCGCGAACTCAAGATCGCCTACGACCGCCTCCTGCAAAAACTGCAATCCATCCTCAGCAGTGCGCGCTATTCCACTTACCTGCAAGAGAATTTGATCACGCAACGCGAAGGCCGTTACGTCGTTCCGCTCAAGTCGGAGCACAAGGGCAAGTTGCGCGGCATCGTCCACGATCAATCGGCCTCCGGCGCAACACTATTCGTCGAGCCGCTGGCGACGGTGGAACTCAATAACACCTGGCGGGGACTGCAACTGCAAGAGCAAGAGGAGATTCGCCGCATCCTGGCCGAACTGTGCGCCGTCATCGGCGGGCAGGCCGAAGGCATCAAACACACCGTCGAGGCCCTGGCCGAACTTGACCTTGCTTTCGCCAAAGCCAAATACGCCGACGCCCTCCGCGCCAGCGAACCTGCCCTTACGGATTTTCGCCCAAACACCCAACCACCCAACCCGCTGGCGCGAACCACCCGCGCCCACCCCGGCTCCGTCATCCAACTGCGTGAAGCGCGCCACCCGCTCCTCGATCAAACGACGGTTGTACCGGTAGATTTTGTGTTGGACGATCAAACCTACGTCGTCGTCATCACCGGCCCCAACACCGGCGGCAAAACCGTCAGCCTCAAAACCGTCGGCCTGCTGGCCCTCATGGCTCAGTGCGGCTTGCACATCCCGGCCCAATCTGGCTCGGCGCTCTCGATCTTTGAAGGCATCTACGCCGACATCGGCGACGAGCAATCCATCGAGCAAAGCCTGTCCACCTTTTCGTCGCACGTCACCAACATCGTCGGCATCCTCAAGCACATCAACACCCGGTCGCTGGTGATCCTCGACGAGCTTGGCGCCGGCACCGATCCCACCGAAGGCTCGGCCATCGCCCGCGCCATCCTCTCCTACCTGCTCGACCTGGGCGTGACCGCCCTCGCTACCACTCACTATCCCGAACTCAAAATCTACGCCCACACCACGCCCGGCGTCGCCAACGCCAGCGTCGAGTTCGATCTCGAAACGCTCGCGCCGACTTATCATCTCACCATCGGCCTGCCGGGCCGCTCCAACGCCTTCGCCATCGCCCAGCGCCTCGGCCTCGACGGAACCATCATCGCCGAAGCCAAAGACATGATGCCCAACACCGACCTCGAAGCCGAAAAACTGCTGGACGAAATTCACCGCCAGCGCGACCTCGCCCGCCGCGAGCGCACCCTGGCCGAAGCCGTGCGCGCCGACGCCCTCAAGCTCGAAACGACCCTCAGCCGCCGCCTCGACCGAATCGAAGAAGAGCGGCAAAAGATTCTGGAGGACGCCCGGGCCGAGGCCAAAGCCGAGATTGAAAAGCTACAAGAGGAACTGATGGGACTGCGCCGCAAACTGCAAAACGCCGCCCTGCCTCTCACCGTGATCAAGGAAGTGGCCGCCGCCACTGAAAAATTGGCCGATGAGACGGACATCCCTATCTTTCCCTCATCCGGTAAATCCGTTCAATCCGTTGACCCCAAACGCCCCCTCCGCCTCGGCGACTCAGTCTGGGTCAAGAACCTCAAAACTGAAGGCGCCATCCTCTCACTCACTTCTTCAGAAGCCGAAGTGCAAATTGGCCGCCTGCGCGTCCGGGCCAAACTCGACGAACTGCAAGCGATGGCCGATAAAACAAATCCCAAATCCCAAGCGCCAAAACCCCAACCCTCCGACGACCACTCGACTACCCGACCATCCGACCACCCAACCACTGGCATGGAAATTGACATTCGCGGCCAGACGGTTGAAGAAGGCCTGCTTATGCTTGAGCGCTACCTCGACTCGGCCTATCTCGCCAGCCTGCCCTGGGTGCGAATCATTCACGGCAAAGGCACCGGCAAACTGCGCCAGGCCGTGCGCGACGCCCTGCGTGCCAGCGACCTCGTCATCTCGCAGGAACCCGGCCAGGATGGCGAAGGCGGCGAGGGCGTAACGATTGCCAAACTGGCAATCGCCGACTAA
- the lysA gene encoding diaminopimelate decarboxylase: MSAFNYLNGLLHCDLVPLSTLAAKFGTPLYVYSADRLRENYRRLAAAFAPLHPTICYSVKANSNLSILRLLRDEGASFDIVSGGELFRVQQLGANMAHVVFAGVGKTEAEIEMALRANVGWINVESDGELRRVNDLAGRLGRHPNVAIRLRPDVDADTHRHISTGSAASKFGVPVTQALELVRAQLPNLHVRGAHIHIGSQLANPQATLQAIEAVLEFVAKANALGATIDTLDIGGGFPVSYRGDDEMPDIESFAAPILNQLAHWKGGLTLEPGRYLVADSAALIVTVQYEKNDSAPAHRIVIVDAGMNTLLRPALYDAYHRVLPVERIDNTCPTAGVGSPYTPADVAGPICESADFLARNCPLPPLNSGDLLALLDVGAYGFAMASNYNSHPLPAEVLVEGNTHHLIRRRQTYEQLIANEVI; the protein is encoded by the coding sequence GTGTCGGCCTTCAATTACCTCAACGGCTTGCTTCACTGCGACTTAGTTCCACTCTCTACTCTTGCCGCTAAATTCGGCACGCCGCTTTACGTTTACTCGGCCGACCGCCTGCGCGAAAACTACCGCCGCCTGGCCGCCGCTTTCGCCCCGCTCCATCCCACGATCTGCTACTCGGTCAAAGCCAACTCTAACCTTTCTATTCTGCGCTTGCTCAGGGATGAAGGCGCAAGTTTCGACATCGTCTCCGGCGGCGAACTCTTTCGAGTCCAACAACTCGGCGCCAACATGGCGCACGTTGTGTTTGCCGGAGTCGGCAAGACCGAGGCCGAAATTGAAATGGCGCTCCGGGCGAACGTCGGCTGGATCAACGTCGAGTCTGACGGTGAACTGCGCCGGGTGAATGACCTGGCCGGACGGTTGGGCCGCCATCCCAACGTCGCCATCCGTCTCCGCCCCGACGTGGACGCCGACACCCATCGTCACATCAGCACCGGCTCGGCGGCCAGCAAGTTCGGCGTGCCGGTCACTCAGGCGCTCGAACTCGTCCGCGCCCAACTCCCTAACCTCCACGTTCGCGGCGCGCACATTCACATCGGCTCGCAACTCGCCAACCCTCAAGCCACGTTGCAGGCGATCGAGGCTGTGTTGGAATTTGTGGCGAAGGCAAACGCGCTCGGCGCAACCATTGACACGCTCGACATCGGCGGCGGCTTCCCCGTGTCGTATCGCGGCGACGACGAAATGCCCGACATCGAATCCTTCGCCGCTCCCATTTTGAACCAACTCGCCCACTGGAAAGGCGGCCTCACCCTGGAACCAGGCCGTTATCTGGTGGCCGACTCTGCCGCCCTGATCGTCACCGTTCAATACGAGAAAAACGATTCTGCGCCAGCACATCGCATCGTCATCGTGGACGCCGGGATGAATACTTTGCTCCGCCCGGCCCTGTACGACGCCTATCATCGCGTTCTGCCTGTAGAGCGAATTGACAACACCTGCCCCACCGCAGGTGTGGGTTCGCCCTACACCCCTGCCGACGTGGCCGGCCCCATCTGCGAGTCCGCCGACTTCTTGGCTCGCAATTGTCCTCTGCCGCCGCTCAACTCTGGCGACCTTCTCGCCCTGCTCGACGTGGGCGCGTATGGCTTTGCCATGGCCTCCAATTACAACTCGCACCCGCTCCCTGCCGAAGTGCTGGTTGAAGGCAACACCCATCACCTCATCCGCCGCCGGCAGACTTACGAGCAGTTAATCGCAAACGAAGTGATATAG
- a CDS encoding SURF1 family protein, whose product MKKLLPIFWTLFVIVGAAVMIALGFWQLSRLGERRALNAEIKSHLDQPPLTITGEALDTSALEYRRATVTGAFDFPQEILLRNRSKSEITGVHLLTPLKIEGSDKAVLVDRGWIAYTASDPQTRTAYAGPTGLVALTGVVRLSQSRPSTLAPYDPPLGPDLPRLDAWFWIDIPRIQQQVPYPLLPFFIEQDAGPDPTTLPAPGWEVELNDGPHLSYAVQWFSFATVLVTGSIALARRNVKRQTSKLKMSFDV is encoded by the coding sequence ATGAAAAAACTTCTCCCCATCTTCTGGACTCTCTTCGTCATCGTCGGCGCGGCGGTGATGATCGCGCTGGGCTTCTGGCAATTGAGCCGCCTCGGCGAACGACGCGCCCTCAACGCCGAGATCAAAAGCCACCTAGACCAGCCGCCGCTCACGATCACCGGCGAAGCACTGGACACTTCCGCGCTTGAATATCGCCGGGCCACCGTCACCGGCGCGTTCGACTTCCCGCAAGAGATTTTGCTTCGCAATCGTTCCAAGAGCGAAATCACCGGCGTTCATCTCCTCACGCCGCTCAAGATCGAAGGCAGTGACAAAGCCGTGTTAGTAGATCGCGGCTGGATTGCTTACACGGCCTCTGATCCACAAACCCGAACCGCCTACGCCGGGCCGACCGGCCTCGTCGCCCTCACCGGTGTCGTCCGCCTCAGCCAGAGCCGCCCCTCGACGCTGGCCCCCTACGACCCACCCCTCGGCCCCGACCTGCCCCGGCTCGACGCCTGGTTCTGGATTGACATCCCGCGTATTCAACAGCAAGTGCCTTATCCGCTTTTGCCATTCTTCATCGAGCAGGACGCCGGGCCAGACCCGACCACCCTGCCCGCCCCCGGCTGGGAAGTTGAATTGAACGACGGCCCGCACTTGAGTTATGCGGTTCAGTGGTTCTCGTTCGCAACGGTTTTGGTGACAGGGTCAATTGCGCTGGCCAGGAGAAACGTGAAACGACAAACGTCAAAGTTAAAAATGTCGTTTGACGTTTGA
- a CDS encoding Uma2 family endonuclease, with protein sequence MTGDELLAMGDIGPSELVEGRIILMSPTGFAHGNYELTFGEHLRRFVKQKKLGKVAVGEVGIYTQRDPDTIRAADVAFISHERLAQQKRQKGFLEVAPELVVEVMSPDDRWQEVTQKLREYFGIGVKLVWVAEPTTKTVYAYRSLTDIQEFAEADVLTCEDVLPGFSAPVVNLFEE encoded by the coding sequence GTGACCGGCGACGAATTGCTGGCGATGGGCGACATCGGCCCCAGCGAACTCGTGGAAGGGAGAATAATCCTGATGAGTCCTACTGGCTTTGCTCATGGAAATTATGAACTTACCTTTGGTGAACATTTGAGAAGGTTCGTCAAACAAAAGAAGTTGGGTAAAGTCGCCGTCGGCGAAGTTGGCATTTATACTCAACGCGACCCGGACACAATTCGCGCCGCAGATGTCGCCTTTATTTCCCACGAGCGCCTGGCTCAACAGAAACGGCAAAAAGGATTTCTGGAAGTTGCGCCTGAACTAGTGGTTGAAGTGATGTCACCCGACGACCGCTGGCAAGAGGTCACGCAAAAACTACGTGAGTATTTTGGAATTGGGGTCAAGCTGGTCTGGGTGGCTGAACCGACCACAAAAACGGTGTACGCTTACCGCTCGCTCACTGACATTCAAGAGTTCGCCGAAGCCGATGTGCTTACCTGTGAAGATGTTCTTCCAGGATTCAGTGCGCCGGTTGTCAACCTCTTTGAAGAGTAA
- a CDS encoding DUF2007 domain-containing protein, with translation MPENLVVIYTAAGQAEANLIKSVLEAAGIPAMSTQEGAGAAFGLTVGLMGEARILVREEDAAEAKELLAAMEQEQPDEEDDDSNVPEA, from the coding sequence ATGCCTGAGAATCTGGTCGTCATTTACACTGCCGCCGGACAAGCCGAGGCCAACCTCATCAAGAGCGTGCTGGAGGCCGCCGGGATTCCGGCAATGAGCACTCAGGAGGGCGCAGGCGCGGCCTTCGGCTTAACGGTTGGCCTCATGGGCGAAGCCCGGATTTTGGTGAGAGAAGAAGACGCCGCCGAAGCGAAAGAACTTCTGGCGGCGATGGAACAAGAGCAACCGGACGAAGAAGATGATGACTCAAATGTCCCGGAGGCGTAA
- the mce gene encoding methylmalonyl-CoA epimerase, which translates to MIKKINHIAIIVPDLDTSLTFWRDTLGLPLTHVEEVASQESIVAFLPTGDSEVELVKPTTEASGAARFLAKRGPGLHHIALEVDNLEEMLGRLKEKGVRLINETPITAAGGNRAAFIHPESANGVLVELYEVRET; encoded by the coding sequence ATGATCAAGAAGATCAACCACATCGCCATCATCGTTCCTGATCTCGATACCTCACTTACATTCTGGCGCGACACGCTGGGCCTGCCGCTGACGCATGTGGAAGAGGTGGCTTCACAGGAATCCATTGTGGCTTTTTTGCCGACGGGCGACAGCGAAGTGGAATTAGTGAAACCGACGACTGAGGCCAGCGGCGCGGCCAGGTTCCTGGCCAAGCGCGGCCCCGGCTTGCATCATATTGCCCTTGAGGTGGATAATCTTGAAGAGATGTTGGGACGATTGAAGGAGAAAGGCGTGCGGTTGATCAACGAAACGCCGATCACGGCGGCAGGCGGCAACCGGGCCGCCTTTATTCATCCCGAAAGCGCGAACGGTGTATTGGTGGAGTTATATGAAGTGAGGGAAACGTGA
- a CDS encoding GxxExxY protein, which translates to MDIEEVATQIVDAAIKVHRALGPGLLESAYQQCHVYELRKRGVKVETEVVLPIVYDGQTIDAGYRLDEFVEDSIVVENKSVDQLLPVHEAQLLTYLKMRKCKIGFLLNWNVTLMKHGIKRMVNNL; encoded by the coding sequence ATGGATATTGAAGAGGTTGCTACTCAAATTGTGGACGCGGCGATCAAGGTTCATCGGGCGCTTGGCCCGGGATTGCTGGAGTCGGCTTATCAGCAATGCCATGTTTACGAGTTGCGAAAACGCGGTGTGAAGGTGGAGACTGAAGTGGTCTTGCCGATTGTGTATGACGGCCAGACAATAGATGCCGGCTACCGACTTGATGAATTTGTCGAAGACAGTATCGTTGTTGAGAACAAGTCGGTTGATCAGCTACTCCCTGTTCATGAAGCCCAATTGCTTACTTATTTGAAAATGCGAAAATGCAAGATTGGCTTCCTGCTGAATTGGAACGTTACATTGATGAAACACGGCATCAAGCGAATGGTCAATAACCTATAA